A single Anopheles funestus chromosome 2RL, idAnoFuneDA-416_04, whole genome shotgun sequence DNA region contains:
- the LOC125762901 gene encoding uncharacterized protein LOC125762901 isoform X2, which translates to MVDIELMMPGISGDESDASRGLPVNLEVPPGLQVVPMSKHHDHGPADFSLPTSLHHHLLPTADDVRERLKVGSVTNLKKTLD; encoded by the exons ATGGTTGATATCGAATTAATGATGCCAG GCATCAGTGGCGACGAATCGGACGCATCCCGTGGACTACCCGTCAATCTAGAAGTACCTCCAGGGCTGCAGGTGGTACCGATGAGCAAACACCACGATCACGGACCGGCTGACTTTAGCTTACCAACATCGctgcatcatcatcttctACCCACAGCGGATGATGTTCGCGAGCGGCTAAAGGTAGGTTCAGTAACGAACCTCAAGAAAACATTAGACTGA